The Musa acuminata AAA Group cultivar baxijiao chromosome BXJ3-6, Cavendish_Baxijiao_AAA, whole genome shotgun sequence region ACAATCACTTGGAATTTCCTCATCTCTCCGAAAGAAAACCAATGGTCCGAAAAAAAAAGAGCTCCCTTCTCTGTTTTCACATAGACAGCCTGCGGCCAACCAGCCTTAGCATACGGGGCTCTCAAATATCGCGAGATATTTGACATTTTAGTCATTAAGTTAATGAAGACATAAAACTTCTAACGGAAGATAGGAGCAAagtcatatacatatatttttaatgtaGATTTATGAacacaaaattcaaataaatgaaGTGAAGCAAATGGGCATTCATTTACTTTTGAGTACGTCCCTTTTGAGTACTCAAACACATTATGTATAATACAATAACGTTACCTTCACTTTTCAGTACGTCTCTCTCCTTTATTGATCCTCCATCCGTTGATCTTTATCTTGATTGCCACATACGCTTTGTCATATAATCGATCAATCATTCGAAAATAAAACATCCTCCAATCTTTCTTAAATAGCATGATCATAAACACGCACCACTGTCCAACCAAATAACCGAGTGTGACGCCAAAGTAAAATGAAAACGCATGaaatccttcttcctcctcctcgtatgTCGCATTGATATTTGTCTTCTCGAGGCAACTCTTGCTAACCGGAGGGCCACAAAGATACGCATTACCGATGTAACTGGATGCTGGAAGTGTTTGAAGTTGATAACCCGATGGAATGGCTCCTGATAGATTGTTATAAGACAGATTCAAGTCACTCAGATAATTCAGGCCTGAAAAGCTTTGAGGAATGGATCCCGACAAGTCATTGAATGATAAGTCAAGAGTTTCCAGTGATTTCATTCCGCCAATAGTACTCGGAATCATACCTCCAATGCTATTTCTTGATAGATTTAAAGTTTGAAGTGCGTAAAGGTACCCGATCTCTGTGGGGATTGCTCCGGTCAGAGAATTTTTTGAAAGATCAATGCTCTTCACGAGATGGAGAATAGACGAAAACTTTCGTTCGTGTCCCTTTATAATTAGAGCTATGCTTTCGCTGGCTACGAAAGAGGACAACTCGAAGTTTGGGTCGGTCGAAATCGAGGAAGACATCGACTTTGATATGGAAATTATGGCGCTGAAATTGCCGAAGGAGCGTGGAATGATCCCTGATAGCTTGTTATCGGCAAAGTCAATGATCTGAAGATTACTTAGTTGACCAAGCTGTGGTGGAATGTTGCCTGACAACATATTCGAGCGTAGCAGAAGTACCTCCAGATATCGAAAGCTTTGTCCGATCCATGCCGGTATGTTGCCCCAAAAATGGTTGCGACCGAGATCGATGACAGCTAACTGGCTACAGTTTTGCAACGATGGTGGAAGATATCCAAGGAGGCTGTTGTTGTTCAGGTGCAAGAACTCGAGATTGGTCAAGTTTCCGATGGAGTTAGGAATCTTTCCACCGAGCTTATTATTCGCCAGATTGATAAACAAAAGTTCATTTGTCTCTTGCCAACACCGAGGTATTTCTCCTGATATTCGATTGTTCGACAGATCGAGGGCAAAGAGCTGCTGCAAAGTGCAGACGTAGGATGGTATGCTCCCGTTAATATGGTTGTTTGAGAAGAACAAGTATTCCGACACCGGTGCAAAGGTCAATGGTAGCGGTCCTGAGAGAGCGTTGCTTGATAGATCCAGTGCTTGTAGGATTGGTGGCGAAACAGGGATGAGACCTTGGAACAGATTAGAGCTCAAATTTAGGAACATCAAGTTGGTTAGACTCTCCAAGGATGCCGGCAGAGTGCCGGAAATCTTGTTGTGGGACAGATTTATGACCATAATGGACGAGGAAGAAGAATTCCAGAACCAGTCAGGCAAAGTGTCCTCGATACTCGTGTTCGACAAATTCAAATCCACGATGGATCCCTGTGAGCGCAGCCATCCGGGAAACGAAGGGCCCAGCTTGCAAGAATCCAGACCGATTGTCTCGAGTTGAAAAGGTGGAATCCAGTCATGGCCTATTGCGATGTCCAAGGAGTTCCTGTACAAGTATAAGACATCTAGCTTGGCAAGGTTGGCGAAATGGAGTTCGGACATGGTACCTTTCAGGGAATTGAGGGAGAGATCAAGAGAGGTTAGGTTGGAAAGCTTGCCGATCTCAGGTGGTACGGATCCATAGAGAGAATTCTGACCCAAGTCGAGCGTTGTTAGAGCAGTCAAATTACCAATCTCGGCAGGTATGGGACCAGTGAGTCGATTGCCACTGAGGTGCAGCTCCTTGAGACGAGTCAAACTCCCAATCGCAGCAGGGATGCGGCCAGTGAGTGAGCAGTTGATCAGATATACGTGTGAGAGACTAGTCCGATTCCCTGCTTCCACTTGCACGGGACCTCTGAACGAATTAAAGCTGAGGTCGATGCTTGTTAGACTCCTCGAACTCCAAATCTCCGCGGGAAGAAGACcagagagtgaattagtgctgAGGTCAAGCTGGGTCAGACGAGTCAATCTCCCGATCCCAGCAGGTAGCTcgccaagcaactttgaatcgcTAAGAGCAAGATTGGACAGGCTGCGGAGTTGTAGAAGCCAGTTGGGGAAGGTGGAGTTGAAGAGGTTGCCACGGAGATCGATAATGGTCAACGTCGTAAGGttgacatgggaaagagaagaggggAGTTCGGTGAGGCCACAGTACGGTAAATATAGCTCCTCCAGTGAGGACAACATGTTCATTGAGTGAAGCCAATCGTGGGAGGCCATGGAAAGGTTCACACCGCTCATGTCGAGGTATCTCAAGGAAGAGAGACGCGAGAGCCAGTGCAGGCGATCGCTCGATAAGCCATACGAATGGAGATCGAGCGAGCGGAGGCTGGACAGGTTGCCCAGCTGGGGCGGAATGGCTCCGCTGAAGTTGGACCAGGAGAGGTTGAGATACGTGAGCTTGGGGAAAGAGCCCAGGAAGGTGGGGATCGGTGACCCCCCGAAGTCGTTGTGATTGAGATCCAAGCGATCCAAATGCGTTAAAGAGAGCAAGGACGGACTGATCTCACCCCGCAGAGCCGCCCGATTCGACTCGGAAGACATGTCCTCCGAATTCTGGAGGTTGAGCTCCACGACGCGGCCTGTGGTGTCGTCGCACACCACGCCGTTCCATCTGCAGCAGTCTACTCGGCGACGCCACGAAGACAGGCGGTGGGACGGATCGACGATGCGGGCTCTGAAGGTGAGGAGGgcgtccctctccacctcagtgcACCCCTTGGCCGACGCCGTGGTTGTGAGCACGAAGAGCAGAATGCTGGTGAGCCAGAGGCGCGTGCTTCTCCTGGGATTGGCCATCTTTGATTGGTGAATGGCTACTTCTTTATGGAGAAATCGCAGACGATGGAGGGCATGTATATATATTCCACAGGAGGCGTCCGGTTGGGCAAATGTCACACCTTGCGTGCGAACAACCACTGGGTCTGCATCCTGCATCTCATCCGTCCATCAGAGTGTGAGATGACATGAAGGGAAAGGTGAGACGTAGGATTGCAATGACCCGTTCGGATTAGAGAGTCCCGTTGGGTGTGGAAGATGGCCGATGTCGATGAGTGAGCCATTCGCAATGTGGTGGTATCTTTCATGCTTACCTAATAAGTGACGCgagatgataaataaaaaatgtaacataaaaaataaataaataacataaataaaaatgaaaataagaagAACCAGCGATGTAATTTATGAGTTCTTCGTGCCCAACACAAATAATTCAACGAGGGTGGAAATAAATGTTACTTAATTACGTTTTATCGATAAGGACTTTTCAAAAACCTATGGGATGTATGTAAACGAAGGCAATTATATCTATTTGTGTTacataaataattttagaaaTCAACTTTCCTCTATGAGCTTCCAGATCataaatttatcaaaaaataaaatttaattttacttaTTTTCTAAATGAGAGATCCTCAAACTATAAATAGCCAATGGCATTATAGACTTTGAAATgtccaaataatttttttgattttaattttttttgaaaaaacattTGCTTTCGAATGGTCCCATCCTAAATATCTCTTttggttgttttttttttctttcaacagtGATAGTCTTGTTCATTATCATCTCCTTTTTCAGTGGACATTATCAATTCCAGGAGGTTTTCTTGCATTCAGGAGACTCGATCTTCCATAACAAGCCAAATTGTTTCTTCGCATTCATATCGTCATGATCTTCGTTGCTTACCTCAAAGGCTGCCTATGCTCTTTATCCTTCATCACTATCTTACGTAAAATCTATAGCTTTTCACTTTCTTTCCATCCTACctcatcattttttatttatccTGGTCACATCTTTCTCTTTTCTCATATTCAACATTTATtgctttaactccatcatcatttCAACCTCATCTTCTTCTTTGTCCGTCGAACCAACCCCCCTTGAATTATACTTGCATCCACGAAAGATCATGGTGAAGACATAATTAGACTTATTGCCAAAGATTGAGTAATCATAAAAGCGAGACAACTTTAAGATAATCGACAATGCTCATCTGATGAAGGAAGTGACGATGACCAAAAGGACCATATCTCATATGAAACgagaaaaactataaataaaggcgAGGAACATTTgggatatttaaaataaataaataaatattttaaaatgaggGTGTCATTGTAAAAAGAACTTAAAAACAGAGATGTTTTTAGAAAAATCACCCTTTTATTTTTTCTGAGAAATTATTGGGGTtgaatttctttatatatatatatatatatatatatatatatatatatatatgctttattTTCTCCTTGAGTGTGGACACAAGACTAATTGATAGTTAATGCATCAATGTCGGAAAACATCTTCTTTTGCATCAAATGCTGGAAGACCCATAGTATAGTAGAACTTCATAATGAAGCACCAGGTTTTGCCATATACGAACACAGAACAACAAGTGTATGATTGTTGAAACCATGGTATGTAATTTTGAATGGTACCGCCTACATATCGGTCCAACGGTATACCAGTACACGAACCGTCTGCTACCGGACGAAACGGACTACGGTGCCACAGTGCTacaatagagaaaaagaaatatataaaatcGTCTGATATGCTCTAGTGTACCGTTCAGTATATCCTAATGTACCATTCGATATACGATTCTGTACTGTACCAAGTCAACATCGAACCATCAATATGATATGATATAGACTCTGCAGGCTGCAGCAGCATGAAGTCTACTATATTTCAACGGCGGAGGAGGCCATTATAAAGGTGAGAGCACAATCTGACGGATTCAGAGATCAATTCTACTATATTTCCACGGAACCTTCCAAACGAAAACGAGTGCCGTCGCCATCAGGCTCGAAGGGAAGCGCGTGGAATTAGTCCAACGGTAGTGCAATTTAGTAAGATGAATCCACCCTCCCCGTGGAAGTTTTCCCTGCACTCCTTTTTCTGTCGATCCGGAAGAAACCAAAGACTGATGGTCTTGAAAGACATGGATTTCCGAAATGTAGAGTAAGTCAGTCTAATAACACAAAAGAAACTTGCATCACATTCGACCGGCCTTCCTTTGATTGCTGCGTCGTGTCAAATTCGCATTCTTATCTTGACTGCCACATACGCTTTGTCGTACATC contains the following coding sequences:
- the LOC135582638 gene encoding receptor-like protein EIX2 — translated: MANPRRSTRLWLTSILLFVLTTTASAKGCTEVERDALLTFRARIVDPSHRLSSWRRRVDCCRWNGVVCDDTTGRVVELNLQNSEDMSSESNRAALRGEISPSLLSLTHLDRLDLNHNDFGGSPIPTFLGSFPKLTYLNLSWSNFSGAIPPQLGNLSSLRSLDLHSYGLSSDRLHWLSRLSSLRYLDMSGVNLSMASHDWLHSMNMLSSLEELYLPYCGLTELPSSLSHVNLTTLTIIDLRGNLFNSTFPNWLLQLRSLSNLALSDSKLLGELPAGIGRLTRLTQLDLSTNSLSGLLPAEIWSSRSLTSIDLSFNSFRGPVQVEAGNRTSLSHVYLINCSLTGRIPAAIGSLTRLKELHLSGNRLTGPIPAEIGNLTALTTLDLGQNSLYGSVPPEIGKLSNLTSLDLSLNSLKGTMSELHFANLAKLDVLYLYRNSLDIAIGHDWIPPFQLETIGLDSCKLGPSFPGWLRSQGSIVDLNLSNTSIEDTLPDWFWNSSSSSIMVINLSHNKISGTLPASLESLTNLMFLNLSSNLFQGLIPVSPPILQALDLSSNALSGPLPLTFAPVSEYLFFSNNHINGSIPSYVCTLQQLFALDLSNNRISGEIPRCWQETNELLFINLANNKLGGKIPNSIGNLTNLEFLHLNNNSLLGYLPPSLQNCSQLAVIDLGRNHFWGNIPAWIGQSFRYLEVLLLRSNMLSGNIPPQLGQLSNLQIIDFADNKLSGIIPRSFGNFSAIISISKSMSSSISTDPNFELSSFVASESIALIIKGHERKFSSILHLVKSIDLSKNSLTGAIPTEIGYLYALQTLNLSRNSIGGMIPSTIGGMKSLETLDLSFNDLSGSIPQSFSGLNYLSDLNLSYNNLSGAIPSGYQLQTLPASSYIGNAYLCGPPVSKSCLEKTNINATYEEEEEGFHAFSFYFGVTLGYLVGQWCVFMIMLFKKDWRMFYFRMIDRLYDKAYVAIKIKINGWRINKGERRTEK